Proteins encoded together in one Procambarus clarkii isolate CNS0578487 chromosome 11, FALCON_Pclarkii_2.0, whole genome shotgun sequence window:
- the LOC123758378 gene encoding uncharacterized protein isoform X2, with protein MEGPNSFNKHKLNWRAVAPRKNPRRLRDLTLSHLAAAFTFTITTPSPAPLPKELIQMCVVVKTMLPLELRTAVVQEVGEMQAVHDHLTLVRMVFLNLMVDVQHLTVIANFSTGSWLHLGQEYCTNLLEQLGPTSKFSLHSLHLDGVTMTAGVLAEIIHRSPYLTSVHVAGDDAASEVLSYIKKNPRGLHSLHLDSCSVTDLDVVHALVKSYMDVNSWLDIGGNDDDLDTSCPPLSQLIIQSPLVTLCGAVVLLHSLRNLRSLQYSYWNTSLCNLFVYLKQKSSSAAPFNLTSLSLWRASGRALETLSLCPRLQCLMMECTDPSLTSMSALTRLEHLVSLTLRLVPESLIVAAVQATGKKLHVLEIEFDEYTRTPVSWETVRVIQTHCMSLQRLELHNLIIVDTPGTMIVTSSHRRSLFRELVHLNLSGVIIQSSLLGRLLSKNSALETMVLDVNQDALTDTVLTSLLRNNELCHLNYIYLGAGLLSVESITSLLTLSALARLSVHLPRFPCIPTSTFSHLQFQLLKGNYQCTLENAAKDD; from the coding sequence GAATTGATCCAGATGTGTGTGGTTGTTAAGACGATGCTGCCTTTGGAGCTGCGGACGGCAGTGGTTCAAGAGGTTGGGGAGATGCAGGCAGTCCACGACCATCTCACTCTCGTCAGGATGGTGTTTCTCAATCTCATGGTTGATGTGCAGCACCTGACTGTGATCGCCAACTTTAGCACGGGTTCTTGGTTACATCTTGGGCAAGAGTACTGTACCAATTTGCTAGAACAACTGGGGCCCACGTCCAAGTTCAGCCTACATAGTCTTCACCTGGACGGGGTGACTATGACGGCTGGAGTTCTCGCCGAAATCATTCATCGTTCGCCATATCTTACCTCAGTTCATGTAGCTGGCGATGATGCAGCTTCAGAAGTTTTGTCTTATATTAAAAAGAATCCCCGAGGGCTACACTCGTTGCATCTTGACTCCTGCAGTGTAACAGATTTGGACGTCGTGCACGCCTTGGTTAAAAGCTATATGGATGTTAACTCCTGGTTGGATATTGGTGGTAACGATGACGATCTGGATACCTCTTGCCCACCACTTTCCCAATTGATAATCCAGTCCCCTTTAGTTACCCTGTGCGGCGCCGTGGTGCTACTTCACTCATTACGTAACCTCAGGAGCCTCCAGTATAGCTATTGGAACACGTCCCTCTGTAATCTTTTTGTGTACTTGAAGCAGAAATCGTCTAGCGCGGCACCTTTCAACCTTACATCGCTCTCCCTGTGGCGGGCCAGTGGAAGGGCTCTTGAGACATTAAGCCTGTGTCCAAGGCTGCAGTGCCTCATGATGGAGTGTACagacccttccctcacctctatgTCCGCTCTCACTCGACTTGAGCACCTTGTCTCTCTTACACTCAGACTTGTTCCCGAGTCTCTCATCGTCGCTGCTGTCCAAGCAACTGGCAAGAAGCTCCACGTCCTAGAAATAGAGTTCGATGAATACACTCGAACGCCCGTCTCGTGGGAGACTGTAAGAGTAATACAAACCCACTGTATGAGCCTGCAGCGCCTTGAGTTACACAACCTCATTATCGTCGACACTCCGGGGACTATGATAGTGACTTCTTCTCATCGGAGATCTTTATTCAGAGAACTGGTTCATCTGAACCTTTCAGGCGTGATAATACAGTCCTCTCTGTTGGGTCGGTTGCTGTCCAAAAACTCTGCTCTGGAAACCATGGTGCTGGATGTTAACCAAGATGCTCTTACCGACACAGTCTTAACCTCACTTTTAAGGAACAACgaactatgccacctaaattacaTATACCTCGGTGCTGGATTGTTGTCGGTGGAATCCATCACCTCCCTTCTAACGCTATCAGCGCTGGCCAGACTCTCCGTACATTTACCTCGCTTCCCCTGTATCCCGACCTCCACCTTCTCTCATCTCCAGTTCCAGCTGCTCAAGGGCAACTACCAATGTACCTTGGAAAACGCAGCCAAGGATGATTGA
- the LOC123758378 gene encoding uncharacterized protein isoform X3 — protein MCVVVKTMLPLELRTAVVQEVGEMQAVHDHLTLVRMVFLNLMVDVQHLTVIANFSTGSWLHLGQEYCTNLLEQLGPTSKFSLHSLHLDGVTMTAGVLAEIIHRSPYLTSVHVAGDDAASEVLSYIKKNPRGLHSLHLDSCSVTDLDVVHALVKSYMDVNSWLDIGGNDDDLDTSCPPLSQLIIQSPLVTLCGAVVLLHSLRNLRSLQYSYWNTSLCNLFVYLKQKSSSAAPFNLTSLSLWRASGRALETLSLCPRLQCLMMECTDPSLTSMSALTRLEHLVSLTLRLVPESLIVAAVQATGKKLHVLEIEFDEYTRTPVSWETVRVIQTHCMSLQRLELHNLIIVDTPGTMIVTSSHRRSLFRELVHLNLSGVIIQSSLLGRLLSKNSALETMVLDVNQDALTDTVLTSLLRNNELCHLNYIYLGAGLLSVESITSLLTLSALARLSVHLPRFPCIPTSTFSHLQFQLLKGNYQCTLENAAKDD, from the coding sequence ATGTGTGTGGTTGTTAAGACGATGCTGCCTTTGGAGCTGCGGACGGCAGTGGTTCAAGAGGTTGGGGAGATGCAGGCAGTCCACGACCATCTCACTCTCGTCAGGATGGTGTTTCTCAATCTCATGGTTGATGTGCAGCACCTGACTGTGATCGCCAACTTTAGCACGGGTTCTTGGTTACATCTTGGGCAAGAGTACTGTACCAATTTGCTAGAACAACTGGGGCCCACGTCCAAGTTCAGCCTACATAGTCTTCACCTGGACGGGGTGACTATGACGGCTGGAGTTCTCGCCGAAATCATTCATCGTTCGCCATATCTTACCTCAGTTCATGTAGCTGGCGATGATGCAGCTTCAGAAGTTTTGTCTTATATTAAAAAGAATCCCCGAGGGCTACACTCGTTGCATCTTGACTCCTGCAGTGTAACAGATTTGGACGTCGTGCACGCCTTGGTTAAAAGCTATATGGATGTTAACTCCTGGTTGGATATTGGTGGTAACGATGACGATCTGGATACCTCTTGCCCACCACTTTCCCAATTGATAATCCAGTCCCCTTTAGTTACCCTGTGCGGCGCCGTGGTGCTACTTCACTCATTACGTAACCTCAGGAGCCTCCAGTATAGCTATTGGAACACGTCCCTCTGTAATCTTTTTGTGTACTTGAAGCAGAAATCGTCTAGCGCGGCACCTTTCAACCTTACATCGCTCTCCCTGTGGCGGGCCAGTGGAAGGGCTCTTGAGACATTAAGCCTGTGTCCAAGGCTGCAGTGCCTCATGATGGAGTGTACagacccttccctcacctctatgTCCGCTCTCACTCGACTTGAGCACCTTGTCTCTCTTACACTCAGACTTGTTCCCGAGTCTCTCATCGTCGCTGCTGTCCAAGCAACTGGCAAGAAGCTCCACGTCCTAGAAATAGAGTTCGATGAATACACTCGAACGCCCGTCTCGTGGGAGACTGTAAGAGTAATACAAACCCACTGTATGAGCCTGCAGCGCCTTGAGTTACACAACCTCATTATCGTCGACACTCCGGGGACTATGATAGTGACTTCTTCTCATCGGAGATCTTTATTCAGAGAACTGGTTCATCTGAACCTTTCAGGCGTGATAATACAGTCCTCTCTGTTGGGTCGGTTGCTGTCCAAAAACTCTGCTCTGGAAACCATGGTGCTGGATGTTAACCAAGATGCTCTTACCGACACAGTCTTAACCTCACTTTTAAGGAACAACgaactatgccacctaaattacaTATACCTCGGTGCTGGATTGTTGTCGGTGGAATCCATCACCTCCCTTCTAACGCTATCAGCGCTGGCCAGACTCTCCGTACATTTACCTCGCTTCCCCTGTATCCCGACCTCCACCTTCTCTCATCTCCAGTTCCAGCTGCTCAAGGGCAACTACCAATGTACCTTGGAAAACGCAGCCAAGGATGATTGA
- the LOC123758378 gene encoding uncharacterized protein isoform X1, which produces MSTETVREAAPRQDWRAVAPRKNPRRLRDLTLSHLAAAFTFTITTPSPAPLPKELIQMCVVVKTMLPLELRTAVVQEVGEMQAVHDHLTLVRMVFLNLMVDVQHLTVIANFSTGSWLHLGQEYCTNLLEQLGPTSKFSLHSLHLDGVTMTAGVLAEIIHRSPYLTSVHVAGDDAASEVLSYIKKNPRGLHSLHLDSCSVTDLDVVHALVKSYMDVNSWLDIGGNDDDLDTSCPPLSQLIIQSPLVTLCGAVVLLHSLRNLRSLQYSYWNTSLCNLFVYLKQKSSSAAPFNLTSLSLWRASGRALETLSLCPRLQCLMMECTDPSLTSMSALTRLEHLVSLTLRLVPESLIVAAVQATGKKLHVLEIEFDEYTRTPVSWETVRVIQTHCMSLQRLELHNLIIVDTPGTMIVTSSHRRSLFRELVHLNLSGVIIQSSLLGRLLSKNSALETMVLDVNQDALTDTVLTSLLRNNELCHLNYIYLGAGLLSVESITSLLTLSALARLSVHLPRFPCIPTSTFSHLQFQLLKGNYQCTLENAAKDD; this is translated from the coding sequence GAATTGATCCAGATGTGTGTGGTTGTTAAGACGATGCTGCCTTTGGAGCTGCGGACGGCAGTGGTTCAAGAGGTTGGGGAGATGCAGGCAGTCCACGACCATCTCACTCTCGTCAGGATGGTGTTTCTCAATCTCATGGTTGATGTGCAGCACCTGACTGTGATCGCCAACTTTAGCACGGGTTCTTGGTTACATCTTGGGCAAGAGTACTGTACCAATTTGCTAGAACAACTGGGGCCCACGTCCAAGTTCAGCCTACATAGTCTTCACCTGGACGGGGTGACTATGACGGCTGGAGTTCTCGCCGAAATCATTCATCGTTCGCCATATCTTACCTCAGTTCATGTAGCTGGCGATGATGCAGCTTCAGAAGTTTTGTCTTATATTAAAAAGAATCCCCGAGGGCTACACTCGTTGCATCTTGACTCCTGCAGTGTAACAGATTTGGACGTCGTGCACGCCTTGGTTAAAAGCTATATGGATGTTAACTCCTGGTTGGATATTGGTGGTAACGATGACGATCTGGATACCTCTTGCCCACCACTTTCCCAATTGATAATCCAGTCCCCTTTAGTTACCCTGTGCGGCGCCGTGGTGCTACTTCACTCATTACGTAACCTCAGGAGCCTCCAGTATAGCTATTGGAACACGTCCCTCTGTAATCTTTTTGTGTACTTGAAGCAGAAATCGTCTAGCGCGGCACCTTTCAACCTTACATCGCTCTCCCTGTGGCGGGCCAGTGGAAGGGCTCTTGAGACATTAAGCCTGTGTCCAAGGCTGCAGTGCCTCATGATGGAGTGTACagacccttccctcacctctatgTCCGCTCTCACTCGACTTGAGCACCTTGTCTCTCTTACACTCAGACTTGTTCCCGAGTCTCTCATCGTCGCTGCTGTCCAAGCAACTGGCAAGAAGCTCCACGTCCTAGAAATAGAGTTCGATGAATACACTCGAACGCCCGTCTCGTGGGAGACTGTAAGAGTAATACAAACCCACTGTATGAGCCTGCAGCGCCTTGAGTTACACAACCTCATTATCGTCGACACTCCGGGGACTATGATAGTGACTTCTTCTCATCGGAGATCTTTATTCAGAGAACTGGTTCATCTGAACCTTTCAGGCGTGATAATACAGTCCTCTCTGTTGGGTCGGTTGCTGTCCAAAAACTCTGCTCTGGAAACCATGGTGCTGGATGTTAACCAAGATGCTCTTACCGACACAGTCTTAACCTCACTTTTAAGGAACAACgaactatgccacctaaattacaTATACCTCGGTGCTGGATTGTTGTCGGTGGAATCCATCACCTCCCTTCTAACGCTATCAGCGCTGGCCAGACTCTCCGTACATTTACCTCGCTTCCCCTGTATCCCGACCTCCACCTTCTCTCATCTCCAGTTCCAGCTGCTCAAGGGCAACTACCAATGTACCTTGGAAAACGCAGCCAAGGATGATTGA